Proteins encoded by one window of Rhodamnia argentea isolate NSW1041297 chromosome 6, ASM2092103v1, whole genome shotgun sequence:
- the LOC125315617 gene encoding uncharacterized protein LOC125315617, which yields MVIFLAIPALMPPEFQLNPGSSLSSLNISTSLVTARWKIALSIKNPSKLIPVKYSHMKLRLSFDGRLALSRSSLIPTFTQGPGNVTTVRAEALSMMGIVNDLDVKGLVSSLKSGVVTIDVVVRAKRRLHLGPWWVPVFDAYASCMDVTFTAPIDGEDGADWMILGGTLSCTLDIFTQL from the exons ATGGTCATCTTCCTGGCCATACCCGCCCTAATGCCCCCAGAGTTCCAGCTCAACCCGGGCTCTTCCCTTTCCTCCCTCAACATCTCCACTTCCCTCGTCACTGCCCGATGGAAAATCGCTCTCTCCATCAAGAACCCCAGTAAGCTCATCCCCGTCAAGTACTCTCACATGAAGCTCCGGTTGAGTTTCGATGGCCGACTCGCTCTCTCTCGTTCCTCCCTCATTCCCACCTTCACTCAGGGCCCCGGCAACGTGACCACAGTCCGAGCTGAGGCCCTGTCAATGATGGGCATCGTCAATGACTTGGACGTGAAGGGCCTGGTGAGCTCCTTGAAGAGCGGGGTGGTGACCATCGACGTGGTGGTGAGAGCCAAGCGGAGGCTGCACTTGGGTCCGTGGTGGGTGCCCGTGTTCGACGCGTACGCCTCGTGCATGGACGTGACCTTCACGGCTCCGATCGACGGTGAGGACGGCGCTGATTGGATGATCCTCGGAGGCACCCTGAGTTGCACGCTCGACATCTTCACTCAACTCTG A